A region of Toxorhynchites rutilus septentrionalis strain SRP chromosome 1, ASM2978413v1, whole genome shotgun sequence DNA encodes the following proteins:
- the LOC129761382 gene encoding isoaspartyl peptidase/L-asparaginase-like — protein MRSTIGGSFLVLLCICNHYLIHADIQPVVLVHGGAGTISDERIPGKYRGSKLAARVGYRVLMNNGTVMDAVVEAVKVMERDSNFNAGYGSVLNYDGDVEMDASVMDGATLKAGCVTGVRDVLHPISLARKVMENTRHNFLAGDGMVEFALKQGIEILSPPGQLVTQYAKDSLASWKENNKEISTGEGGTVGAVAIDRYGNIAAATSTGGLTGKVPGRVGDTPIIGAGTYADNRVCGISATGDGDTIMKVALAHDIVKRMEYLGSNIDEAAKEALDAMTKRLNGTAGIIALDKEGNIGITFNSEQMSWAYQRGNTLAFGVRKGEHFEEHITDEKLFSKLPISEQVFYDYH, from the exons ATGCGGTCAACTATAGGCGGTTCTTTTTTAGTACTATTGTGCATATGTAATCAT TATCTAATCCATGCCGACATCCAGCCAGTCGTGTTGGTGCACGGTGGTGCGGGTACGATAAGTGACGAGAGAATTCCCGGCAAATATCGGGGATCTAAACTAGCGGCACGTGTGGGTTATCGGGTGTTGATGAACAATGGAACGGTGATGGATGCAGTCGTAGAAGCGGTGAAAGTTATGGAACGTGATAGTAATTTCAACGCCGGGTATGGTTCGGTGTTGAACTACGATGGAGATGTAGAAATGGACGCCAGTGTTATGGATGGAGCTACTCTGAAGGCGGGGTGTGTGACTGGTGTGAGGGATGTACTGCACCCAATAAGTTTGGCTCGTAAAGTTATGGAAAACACCAGACACAACTTTTTGGCTGGAGACGGAATGGTGGAATTCGCTCTCAAACAG GGTATAGAAATTCTTTCTCCCCCTGGACAACTTGTAACTCAATACGCAAAAGATTCATTAGCATCGTGgaaagaaaataataaagagATTAGCACAGGTGAAGGTGGAACGGTTGGTGCTGTAGCAATTGATAGGTACGGGAATATTGCCGCAGCCACGTCTACCGGAGGTCTCACCGGAAAAGTTCCTGGTCGAGTCGGCGATACGCCCATCATTGGAGCTGGTACGTATGCGGATAACCGTGTTTGTGGTATCTCTGCGACAGGAGACGGAGATACAATAATGAAAGTTGCTTTAGCTCATGATATTGTTAAACGGATGGAATACTTGGGAAGCAATATTGACGAGGCTGCGAAAGAGGCTCTTGATGCAATGACTAAGCGATTAAATGGTACAGCCGGCATAATTGCTTTGGACAAGGAGGGTAACATCGGTATAACATTCAACTCCGAGCAAATGTCTTGGGCTTATCAGCGAGGTAACACTCTTGCGTTTGGAGTGCGGAAAGGAGAACACTTTGAAGAGCACATAACTGATGAGAAATTATTTTCTAAATTGCCTATATCGGAACAAGTGTTTTATGACTACCACTGA
- the LOC129761388 gene encoding probable isoaspartyl peptidase/L-asparaginase GA20639 → MFPIEPLVLVHGGAGDIPSERVPGKLLGVKLAAKVGYEKLRQTGCVLDAVEEAVRSMELDPFFNAGYGSVLTTEGNVEMEASVMCGTTQRAGCVSLIKDIMHPISLARRVMKTPHNFLAGDGAMRFAKDEGFEIMEPAGQLVTDYAREALEEWKESQRRGENEFARTEIGSSNKYKVEVGTVGAVAIDGSGNIAVATSTGGITGKLPGRIGDTPLVGCGTYADNRVGGVSTTGHGETIMRHCLAYDILKRMEYLQEDAQTATENSCKRMTERLIGTAGAITIDAKGQVGISFNSKRMAWAYQKCNTIVYGIEQGQIIEEVLTQ, encoded by the exons ATGTTTCCGATAGAACCTCTGGTGCTAGTCCATGGTGGAGCGGGTGATATTCCGAGCGAACGGGTGCCCGGAAAACTGCTGGGTGTCAAACTAGCAGCCAAAGTAGGATACGAAAAGCTGCGCCAAACCGGGTGCGTTCTGGACGCGGTCGAAGAAGCAGTTCGCTCGATGGAATTGGATCCGTTTTTCAACGCAGGCTACGGATCGGTTCTCACAACTGAGGGAAACGTTGAAATGGAAGCGAGTGTTATGTGCGGAACAACACAACGAGCGGGATGTGTATCGTTGATCAAGGATATTATGCATCCGATCAGTTTGGCACGGAGGGTCATGAAAACGCCCCACAACTTTCTCGCTGGTGATGGAGCGATGCGTTTCGCGAAGGATGAG GGCTTTGAAATAATGGAACCTGCTGGGCAGCTGGTCACCGATTATGCCCGCGAAGCGCTGGAGGAATGGAAGGAGAGCCAACGCAGAGGAGAAAACGAATTCGCAAGGACCGAAATCGGCTCATCAAATAAGTATAAGGTCGAGGTTGGAACGGTGGGAGCTGTTGCTATCGATGGTAGCGGAAATATCGCGGTAGCTACATCTACCGGAGGCATCACAGGTAAACTTCCTGGAAGGATAGGAGACACTCCACTCGTTGGATGTGGAACATACGCGGATAATCGGGTGGGAGGTGTTTCGACCACTGGCCATGGTGAGACAATTATGAGACATTGTTTGGCTTATGATATTTTGAAAAGAATGGAATATTTGCAAGAGGATGCACAAACTGCAACGGAGAATTCCTGCAAAAGAATGACTGAACGATTGATAGGAACTGCTGGAGCCATCACCATTGATGCAAAGGGGCAAGTGGGCATATCTTTCAATTCCAAGCGTATGGCATGGGCATATCAAAAGTGTAATACAATAGTATATGGCATCGAGCAAGGACAGATTATTGAAGAAGTCTTAACTCAATGA
- the LOC129761394 gene encoding SREBP regulating gene protein: MWYAVITRFLRRRVVLAIIFCLSLTYCMVRLIGNNVSLNLDGDLFQSGLTREKPIEWTNSVAQDRNRSNDLSITCRNSVQGKALIVDDRGFVCTRSELLWTGCCNLEVESTKLFHCDTCQDSNCCEIYEHCVSCCMHPEKKILLEKVLAKASGRQIAVYATVNDQYELCLTKCRTNSHSVQNENKYRDPKLKYCFGETEEKLAVQNNKDVANSAVDRSDNSNVLVNVD, translated from the exons ATGTGGTATGCCGTTATCACCCGATTCCTCCGACGAAGAGTAGTTTTGGCGATTATTTTCTGTCTATCCCTGACGTACTGTATGGTACGATTAATTGGAAAC AACGTCTCACTAAATCTGGACGGCGACCTATTTCAAAGTGGTTTGACTAGGGAAAAACCAATCGAATGGACAAATTCGGTTGCGCAAGATCGCAATCGTTCGAACGATCTTTCGATAACATGTAGAAATTCTGTTCAAGGAAAGGCACTTATTGTGGACGATCGCGGGTTCGTCTGCACGAGGTCCGAACTGCTGTGGACAGGATGCTGTAATCTAGAAGTGGAAAGCACTAAGCTTTTCCACTGTGATACATGCCAAGATAGCAACTGTTGTGAGATTTACGAACATTGTGTGTCTTGTTGTATGCATCCGGAGAAG AAAATTCTATTGGAAAAGGTTCTTGCCAAAGCCAGTGGTCGACAAATTGCCGTTTACGCAACGGTGAACGATCAGTATGAACTATGCCTAACCAAATGTCGGACAAattcacattctgttcaaaacgaGAACAAATATCGTGAtcctaaattgaaatattgtttcGGCGAAACTGAAGAAAAGCTTGCCGTACAGAACAATAAAGACGTTGCGAATAGTGCGGTAGATAGAAGTGATAACAGTAATGTGTTAGTTAATGTTGATTAG